In the genome of Ensifer sp. WSM1721, the window GGGCGATGCGGCCGAACGTCTTCGGGTCAAGGAATGCAGGGTATGGTTTCAGACTCGCTCAACGGCACCGTCACGACGACGAGAAGGCCGGGCGTGTCCTTCGCGGCAAGCCTGGCATTCGAGAACATCAGCCACCGCTATCATTCCAAGGAGACGATCAAGGGCGTCACGCTTAAGGCAGAGGCGGGTGAAGTACTCTGTCTCCTTGGCCCATCCGGCTCCGGCAAGACAACCTTGTTGCGGATCGCCGCCGGCATAGAGCTGCAGACTGGGGGACGGCTGCTCCTGAACGGGCGGGAGATTTCGGGACCGTCCGTCTTTCTCCCGCCGGAGAAGCGCGGCGTCGGCCTCATGTTTCAGGACTTCGCGCTCTTCCCGCACATGACGATCCGGGGCAATGTCTCCTTCGGCTTGACGGATCTGCCGAAGAAGGAAGCGTTGATCCAGGCGGATGCGGCACTGGAACGCGTCGGGCTCCTGCATTACGCCGAGCGCTATCCTCACGTGCTGTCGGGCGGCGAGCAGCAGCGAGTGGCGCTTGCCCGTGCGCTCGCTCCACGGCCCGCAGTGCTTTTGATGGACGAACCCTTCTCTGGCCTCGATTCCCGCCTGAAGGATTCGATCCGCGCCGACACGCTGGCGATCCTGCGGGAGACGCGGGCTACCGCCATCGTCGTCACCCATGACGCCGAGGAGGCGATGCGGATGGCGGATCGGATCGCGCTTCTGAAAGACGGCCGTCTTGTTCAGGTCGGTACGGCGGACGAACTCTATCGTAAGCCATGCGACCTCTTTGCTGCCGGCTTCTTTTCGGAGATAAACGTCTTCGACGTCCGTGTACGCGGCGGCCGGGTCGAAACACCCTTGGGCGTGGTTCCGGCCGGGCGCTACGCCGAGGGGCAGGCCCTCAGCGTGGCGGTCCGGCTTTCAGGCGTTCAGCTCAAGGAGGAGGGCGGTGATATTCCCGCCCGCATCGTCTCCCGCCGCTTTCTCGGCGTCGTCGAGCTTCTGGAACTCGCCGTGCCGCAATCCGAGCGCACGGTAAGGGCTCGCATCCGCGCCGATCTGTTGCCGCAAGGATTGCGTGACGTCACGCTTTCCGTTAACGAGCGCGACATATTGGTGTTTGAAAAAGACGCCTCGACAGCTTAAGTACCGTCATAATGGGATCGTGCTTCCGGGCGCGCCTGAAAAATGACAACGTGATGGCTTTAAATCGATAAAGCCTCGAGGGAGTAAGTGAATGGGTTCCTTTAGCATCTGGCACTGGCTGATCGTCCTGGTGGTCGTGCTGCTTTTGTTTGGCCGCGGCAAGATCCCGGAACTGATGGGCGACGTTGCCAAAGGCATCAAGAACTTCAAGAAGGGCATGACCGACGACGATGCCGCGGCCGCCGACAAGGCGATCGACGGCAAGACCGTCGAACACAAGTCCGACGAAGTCCGCTAACGATCGGAAGTTGGCGGATCGGGTGCGGGGTGGGCGCCCGGTGAGTACTGCGGATTTGTAGGGCGCGTCGGATGCTTGATATCGGCTGGACCGAGCTTGTTGTTATCGCAATCGTCTTGATTGTCGTCGTTGGGCCGAAGGACCTTCCGCCGATGCTGCGGGCCTTCGGGCGGATGACATCCAAGATGCGCGGCATGGCTGCGGATTTCCGGCGGCAGTTCGATGAAGCATTGCGTGAAGCCGACCTCGACGAGGTACGCAAGACGATCAGCGACGCGCAAAGCCTCAATCCGACGACTGCCCTGCGCGATGCGATGAACCCGCTGCGGCAGCTCGGAAACGAAATCAAGTCCGATCTGCAAAAGGCGACAACGCCCGAAAAGCCGCCGGAGCCGGTAGCGCCCGAGCCGATCGTCGAACCGGCGAAGGCCGAGGCTCCCGTCGAAACGGCGGCGAAGCCGGCGGATACGGTCGCAGCCGCGGCGATAAGCTCGGCATCGAGGCAGATGGACCGCGCCGCCGATGCATCGAAGGCGGGCGAGACGAAGGCCGCCGCGAAACCTAGGGCGGCAGCGTCAAAGAAGCCAGCGGCTGCCGCCGCAGGCACGAAGAAGGCGGCCGGCGCGGCGCCAAAAAAAACAGCAGCGACGAAGGTCGTGAGCGTGGGGCCGGCCGAGGGCAAGCCGAAGACGCGGGCGGCCTCACGCAAGAAGGGTGACGCATGAGCGGCGATATCGAAGACCGGCCGCAGCCGCTTATCGAGCACCTGATCGAGCTGCGCACGCGGCTGATGTGGGCGGTGGGGGCATTCTTCGTGGCCTTCCTCGTCTGCTTCTATTTTGCCAAGCAGTTGTTCAACTTCCTTGTTCTGCCGTTCAAGTGGGCGGTGAGCTGGGCGGGGCTCAGCCACCGCAACGTCGAGCTTATCTACACCGCGCCGCAGGAGTTTTTCTTCACGCAGATCAAGGTCGCCATGTTCGGGGCGTTGGTGATCGCATTTCCCGTGATCGCTTCTCAGATCTACAAGTTCGTCGCGCCCGGCCTCTACAAGAACGAGCGTGCGGCCTTCCTGCCGTTTCTGATTGCCTCGCCTATCCTGTTTCTGCTCGGCGGCGCGCTCGTCTATTTCTTCTTCACACCCATGGTCATGTGGTTCTTCCTCGCCATGGAGCAGGGCGGGGGCGAGGGACAGGTAGCGATCCAGCTCCTGCCGAAGGTCTCGGAATATTTGAGCCTCATCATGTCGCTCGTCTTCGCCTTCGGCCTCGTCTTCCAATTGCCGGTGGTCACCACGCTCCTGGCGCGGGTCGGCTTCGTTACCTCGCAGGGGCTCGCAGAGAAGCGCAAATACGCGATCGTCATCGCCTTCGTCGTCGCCGCCGTCCTGACGCCGCCCGATCCCGTTTCCCAGATCGGCCTTGCGCTGCCAGCTATCCTTCTCTACGAAATTTCAATCTATACGGCGCGACTCGTCGAAAAACGACAGGCAGCCGAGGCCCTCGCACGCGAAGCCGCTTCTGCACAGGAAGGCTCCTCCGAGACAGTGGGCCCGGCGAAGGGCTGATCGTCCGACGTTTTCGCCCGTGATCTGCAGCTTCGCGCGTCTGTTCCGACGCGCGAAGCTCATAGCACTTTGAATCGCTGCACGATTTTTCCTCGATCGCTTCCGATCGGAGGATCATGTAGTCACCAACACGTGGAACGATTATGCTCGACATCAAATGGATCCGTGAAAATGCAGACGCGCTCGATGACGGTCTGGCTAGACGGGGTGCGGAGCCATTGTCGGCGTCGCTGATCGCGCTTGATGAACGCCGCCGTACGATTCTCCAGTCGCTGCAGGACATGCAGTCGCGCCGCAACGCTGCGTCCAAGGAGATTGGCGCCGCGATGGCCCAGAAGAACAGCGAGCTGGCCCAGAAGCTCAAGGCCGAGGTCGCCGAACTCAAGAATATGATGCCGGCTGTGGAGGACGAAAGCCGACGGGTTGAAGCGGAGCTGTCGGATGCTCTGTCGCGCATTCCCAACATCCCGCTTGCGGACGTTCCGGTCGGCCCGGACGAAACCGCCAATGTCGTCACCCGGGTCGTCGGTCAAAAGCCCACCTGGAATCACAGGCCGCTCGAGCATTTCGAAATCGGTGAGGGATTGGGCCTGATGGATTTCGAAGGGGCGGCGCGGATTGCCGGGTCGCGTTTCACGATCCTGAAGGGGCAGCTTGCGCGCCTCGAACGGGCGCTCGGTCAGTTCATGCTTGACCTGCACACGCAGGAGCACGGGTATGTCGAAGTCCAGCCGCCGCTCCTCGTTCGCGATGATGCGATGTATGGCACCGGCCAACTGCCGAAATTTGCCGAAGACCTCTTCCGCACTACGGACGAACGCTGGCTGATCCCGACGGCCGAAGTCCCTCTGACGAATCTGGTGCGCGAGCAGATCCTCGATGGCGAGACCTTGCCGCTGCGCTTCACGGCGCTGACGCCGTGCTTCCGCTCGGAGGCGGGCTCGGCCGGCCGCGACACCCGCGGCATGCTGCGCCAGCACCAGTTCAACAAGGTGGAACTGGTCTCGATCACCGATGCCGAGAGCTCCATCGAAGAGCATGAGCGGATGACGGCCTGCGCTGAGGAGGTGCTGAAGCGCCTCGGCCTGCATTACCGCGTCATGACGCTTTGCACCGGCGATATGGGCTTCGGTGCTCGCAAGACCTATGATCTCGAGGTCTGGCTGCCGGGGCAGGACAACTATCGCGAGATTTCCTCCTGCTCCGTCTGCGGCGACTTCCAGGCGCGGCGCATGAATGCGCGCTACCGCGCGAAGGAAGAGAAGGGCACGAAGTTCGTCCACACGCTGAACGGTTCCGGCGTCGCCGTGGGCCGGGCGCTGATCGCGGTGGTCGAGAACTATCTGAACGACAATGGTTCGGTCACGGTACCTGACGTCCTTGTCCCCTATATGGGCGGCCTGCGGCGGATCGAGAAAGCCGCCTGAGCCCCGGAGAAACGGAAGAGGACGGAATGCGCATCCTGCTCACGAACGACGACGGCATTCATGCCGAGGGTCTCTCCGTTCTGGAACGGATCGCGCGAACGATCTCGGATGACGTGTGGGTGGTCGCGCCGGAGGTGGACCAGAGCGGTCTTGCCCATTCTCTGACGCTTTCCGAACCGCTGCGCCTGCGCCAGCTCTCGGAAAAGCGTTTTGCGCTCAGAGGAACGCCGACCGACTGTGTGATCATGGCGGCCAAGAAGCTTCTCGACCGAAAGCCCGATCTCGTCCTTTCTGGCGTCAATATCGGCGCTAACCTCGCAGATGACGTGACCTATTCCGGAACGGTGGCTGGTGCCATCGAAGGCACTCTTCAGGGCATCCGGTCGATGGCGCTCAGTCAGGCCTTTCAGCATGCCGTCGGCAGGGATATCTCGTGGGATGTCGTCGAAAGCCATGCGCCGGCGCTCATCCGCACATTGATGAATGTCGAGCTGCCGGACGGAACCCTTATCAATCTCAATTTCCCCAATTGCGCGGTGGAAGCTGTCGCGGGGGTGGAAGTCACGTCGCAAGGCAAGCTCGAGTTCGGTCTCACCATTGACGAGCGCACCGATGGCCGCGGGTTCCCCTATTTCTGGCTGCGCTTCGGCGAGCGTTCCGGCGATTTTCGTTCCGGTACCGACATTCGCGCAGTGCGCGAGAACAGGATTTCGGTAACGCCGCTTAAACTAGATATGACGGACTATACCGTTCAGGATCGCATAGCACGCGCGTTGCTGGAGGGGACTGTCGCTTGAACGCACGCATATCCCAGCAGGAGGGGTTTGCAGCGATGGCGCTGCGCCTTCGCTCCGCAGGCGTCGTCAACCATGAGCTGTTGAAGGCGGCGGAGCAAACGCCGAGAGCTTATTTCGCGCCGCCGCAATACCAGGACGATGTCTATTCCAAGCGATTGATACCGCTCGATTGCGGTTCGTTCATGGAAGGCTGTGACTTCGCAGTTCGGCTGCTGCACTGCCTCAATATCAAGCCGGGCCAGCGCATACTCGAAGTCGGAACCGGCAGCGGCTTCACCGCGGCCGTGATGGGACGCATCGCCGAGCGGGTCCTGACGATCGAGCGTTATCAGACGCTGGTGGCCGCGGCGCAGAAGAACCTCGAGAAAGCCGGCATTCGCAACGTCGTCGTCAGGCAGGCCGACGGCAGCGCCGGCGTGCCGGGCGAGGGGACCTTCGACCGGATTCTCATCACGGCCGCCTTCAACAGTCTGCCGCGGATATTCTCCGATCATCTCGTCTCCGGCGGCACCCTCTTGGTGCCCATCATGATGAGCGAAACGCAATGCCGTATCGTTCGCGTCAACCGCACGGGCAGCCGCTTCGATCGCGAAGATCTCTTCGACGCGCCGTACCTTCCGATCGTCCCGCAACTGGCATCCTTCCTTTAGGACGCGCGGCTTCCTTGTTGCGCCATTCACGCATTCTTAACCGACTCCAGTTCCGCGCAAGCTTGCTGCCCTAGGCCAAGAAGGCGCGACGCTTCGCGGTGCGGGCAAACTTGGCCCGCGTCGTGCGGTTGTCGTGCAGATGACGGAGACGGCATATGCAGATCGCGAACAGGTTGACTGCGGCGACCGGCGGCGACGGCTTGGGCAATCTCGCCGGGCGTTCCGCCGAGCAGGTCGAGGCTGGAAACAAAGGCGAAAGCGGCGCGCAGGTGTTGCCTGCGACCTTTGTTGACCCGACGCCGCGGATCTCGCTCTCTGTCGATGCGCTGCTTTATCTGAGCCGGACGAAGAAGTCGCCCGAGCGGATGCCGCCTCTCACGAACGACGAATGGAACAACCGGCTTTCGCCGCAGCTTGCGGCACGCGAATATCGGGCCTTCGGCAAGTTCGCCGAAACCGGCCACTACAGGGCTTACTACGGGGCCTTCATCGATTACTATGACAACCTCCGTCCGGAGGATCAGAATAGTCTGCGCTACTTTGGCACTCGCGAAGCGGCGGTCGCCGGCTTGCGATCGCTCGAATATGACGCCGAGAGCGGACTGGACGTCGATACGAACTTCGAAAGGCTCGTAAGCGTCGTCCTCGACGAGGACAAGACGGCCTCTTCTACCGTCTCGACGACGCCGCCACTGGCGGAAAACGCCGTTTTCGCCTGGGATGTATCCAGCATCAGCTATGAGGACGAGGCGCGCGAGCCGAACTCGCTCTCGCAAATCGAGCGACTTTATTCTGAGCTCCTTTAAGGCCGTCCTCTTTCGGCCCCACTGCTGTGTCTGTCCTTAAGTGGCGTCCGCCGTCGCGCGGCTATGGTTAGCATTTGGTCAAAAATGGTGTCGCCCTTAACCGGGCGGTAACTCTGATGCGCTTTAATCACTCTACAGCGAGTTGCGTTCGGAGTGGTAAAGCGTCATGCGTGAATTTGTATCTCCCCATGCAGGCAAGTCCGTGATCCGTCTCTGCGCGGCGGTCTTGCTAGCGGGTGTTGCGACCGGTTGCAGTTCTGACGTCAGCCGCTTCGGCGGGCTCTTTTCGCGGTCGGACGATATCACGACCGGTTCCATCCCGAGAGATGTGAACCCTGTTCCGAAGGGCGATGTTGCGAGTGGCGGTCTGCCGACGCCGTCGTATGGAAGCAACGCGGAGCTCGGGCAGGCTTATCCAGCCGGCGGTCAAGGTGGTGGCTACGACCCGATCAACACGGCGACGGCGCCGGTATCGAGCGCTCGTGTCGCATCCACTCCGATGAGCGTTCAACGATCGAGCCTCTCCGATCCGTCTGCCGTGGCGGCCCGGCAGCCGCAGATGTCGGCTTCCCGGCAGACGCAGACGGCTGCTCTCTCGAAGGCCGAGTCGTTGTCCGGGGGTGTCAAGGAGACGGCGAGCAAGGGCGGCTGGACCACTTCGAACGCGCCGACCATCATGGTTCGCCAGGGCGATACGGTCGCGGTCCTCGCTAGACGGTTCGGCATACCCGAAAAAGAGATACTCAAAGCGAACGGCTTGAAGTCTGCAGACCAGGTTGAGCCCGGGCAGCGTCTCGTCATTCCGACATTCGGTGCGGCAAGCAGCGCCGCGAAAGCGGCAGCATCGAACTCGATTGCCGACCTCGATGGCGGCAAGAAGCGGCCGTCGCCGCTCCCGACCGATCAGCGCGAGGTGGCGATTCTTCCCGGACAGTCGCAATCACGCGAGAAGAGCGAAGGCCGCAGCGACGTCACTGCGGGCAAACTCAATACGGCCGGCGAAGGCGGAAACGACAAGGGTCTCTATACGGTCAAGGCGGGCGATTCCTTGAACCGGATCGCACGGGAGAACGGCGTCTCGGTCGCGGCGCTGAAGCAGGCCAACGGCCTTTCGACCGAGGCCATCCGCGTCGGACAAAAGCTCAAAATGCCGGGCGCCGCTGCGGCTGCTCCTGCCACCGATGCGGTTGTGACAGCGTCGGTTCCGGGCAAGAAGGCCGAGACCAAGGTGGCCTCCATCGAGCCGAGCAAGCCGGCGGAATACAAGCCTCCGGTCACCAAGGAGAGCGTTTCCGAGGTCGCGATCAAGTCCGATGTCGATGAGGAATCGCCGAAGTCGACCGGCATCAGCAAATATCGCTGGCCAGTGCGCGGCGCGGTCGTTGCTGGCTACGGCGCCAATGTCAACGGGAACCGCAACGACGGCATCAACATTTCCGCGCCGGAAGGAACGCCGATCAAGGCGGCCGAAAACGGCGTTGTCATCTATTCCGGCAGCAGTCTGAAGGAACTGGGCAACGCCGTTCTGGTTCGCCATGATGACGGTACGGTCACGGTCTACGGCAACGCTTCGGAGCTCAAGGTACAGCGCGGCCAGAAGGTGCAGCGCGGCCAGACGCTCGCGTCCTCCGGGATGACAGGCAGGGCGAGCCAGCCGCAGGTTCATTTCGAGGTGCGCAAGAACGCAACGCCGGTGAACCCAGCTACTTACCTCGAATAAGCTCTGTAGCCGGCATCTTCGCGGCGGCGCCGGGATAAGCCGCGGGCCGCCTGATTATGCGTCGAGTTGCCTGCGAAGGCGGCCGGCGAGATCCTGAATGAACTGCCAGGCGACGCGGCCGGATCTTGCTCCCCGCGTCGTTGCCCATTCCAGCGCTTCGGAATGAAGCGCTTCGGGCTCGACCGGTAAATTGTAGTAGCGCGCATATCCGTCGACCATGGCGAGATAGTCCTCCTGGCTGCACTTGTAAAAGCCGAGCCAGAGACCAAAGCGGTCAGACAGCGAAACCTTCTCCTCGACGGCCTCGGACGGATTGATGGCGGTCGATTGCTCGTTTTCCATCATGTTGCGCGGCAGCAGGTGCCGCCGGTTGGACGTCGCATAGAGCAGGACGTTCGCAGGACGCCCCTCGACGCCGCCGTCGAGGACGGCCTTCAGCGATTTGTAGGACGTATCGTCATGGTCGAAGGAGAGGTCGTCGCAAAAGACGATCACGGGCATCGGCGCCGCCTTCAGAATTTCCATGAGGACCGGCAGCGTTCCGATGTCTTCGCGGTGCACCTCGACAAGTTTCAGCGCGCTGCCGGTATCGCGTGCGACCTTCGCATGGACGGCTTTCACCAGCGACGACTTGCCCATGCCGCGCGCACCCCAGAGCAGTACGTTGTTTGCCGGATAGCCTTGGGCGAAGCGCAGCGTGTTGTCGAAGAGGATATCACGAACGTGGTCGACACCGGTGATGAGCGCGAGTTCGATGCGGTTCGGTTTCGAAACGGGCTGCAGGTGGCGCGTCGCCGGCGCCCAGACGAAGCATTCCGCCTGATTCCAGTCGTTGACCGCGTCCGCGGGACCGGCGATCCGCTCGACCGCCGCCGAAAGCCTTTGCATTTCGTTGATGAGGATATCGACCTTGCTTTCGCGCATCTGCGTGTCTCCGGTGCTTTGTCTCTGCAGCCTGAAACGGCGCCCGCGACGGCGGACCGTCGGCTGCCGCAAATCCTTGAATTGCCGCGTCGTTCCTTTTCGGGCAAACCCCGGTTGAGGTGGTGCTGCGGCAGCTTTTTTCCGGTAGCACGGCGGTTTGCGCTGGAAAAGCCCGGGTGCAAGC includes:
- a CDS encoding ABC transporter ATP-binding protein yields the protein MVSDSLNGTVTTTRRPGVSFAASLAFENISHRYHSKETIKGVTLKAEAGEVLCLLGPSGSGKTTLLRIAAGIELQTGGRLLLNGREISGPSVFLPPEKRGVGLMFQDFALFPHMTIRGNVSFGLTDLPKKEALIQADAALERVGLLHYAERYPHVLSGGEQQRVALARALAPRPAVLLMDEPFSGLDSRLKDSIRADTLAILRETRATAIVVTHDAEEAMRMADRIALLKDGRLVQVGTADELYRKPCDLFAAGFFSEINVFDVRVRGGRVETPLGVVPAGRYAEGQALSVAVRLSGVQLKEEGGDIPARIVSRRFLGVVELLELAVPQSERTVRARIRADLLPQGLRDVTLSVNERDILVFEKDASTA
- a CDS encoding twin-arginine translocase TatA/TatE family subunit, with amino-acid sequence MGSFSIWHWLIVLVVVLLLFGRGKIPELMGDVAKGIKNFKKGMTDDDAAAADKAIDGKTVEHKSDEVR
- the tatB gene encoding Sec-independent protein translocase protein TatB, encoding MLDIGWTELVVIAIVLIVVVGPKDLPPMLRAFGRMTSKMRGMAADFRRQFDEALREADLDEVRKTISDAQSLNPTTALRDAMNPLRQLGNEIKSDLQKATTPEKPPEPVAPEPIVEPAKAEAPVETAAKPADTVAAAAISSASRQMDRAADASKAGETKAAAKPRAAASKKPAAAAAGTKKAAGAAPKKTAATKVVSVGPAEGKPKTRAASRKKGDA
- the tatC gene encoding twin-arginine translocase subunit TatC, which codes for MSGDIEDRPQPLIEHLIELRTRLMWAVGAFFVAFLVCFYFAKQLFNFLVLPFKWAVSWAGLSHRNVELIYTAPQEFFFTQIKVAMFGALVIAFPVIASQIYKFVAPGLYKNERAAFLPFLIASPILFLLGGALVYFFFTPMVMWFFLAMEQGGGEGQVAIQLLPKVSEYLSLIMSLVFAFGLVFQLPVVTTLLARVGFVTSQGLAEKRKYAIVIAFVVAAVLTPPDPVSQIGLALPAILLYEISIYTARLVEKRQAAEALAREAASAQEGSSETVGPAKG
- the serS gene encoding serine--tRNA ligase, which encodes MLDIKWIRENADALDDGLARRGAEPLSASLIALDERRRTILQSLQDMQSRRNAASKEIGAAMAQKNSELAQKLKAEVAELKNMMPAVEDESRRVEAELSDALSRIPNIPLADVPVGPDETANVVTRVVGQKPTWNHRPLEHFEIGEGLGLMDFEGAARIAGSRFTILKGQLARLERALGQFMLDLHTQEHGYVEVQPPLLVRDDAMYGTGQLPKFAEDLFRTTDERWLIPTAEVPLTNLVREQILDGETLPLRFTALTPCFRSEAGSAGRDTRGMLRQHQFNKVELVSITDAESSIEEHERMTACAEEVLKRLGLHYRVMTLCTGDMGFGARKTYDLEVWLPGQDNYREISSCSVCGDFQARRMNARYRAKEEKGTKFVHTLNGSGVAVGRALIAVVENYLNDNGSVTVPDVLVPYMGGLRRIEKAA
- the surE gene encoding 5'/3'-nucleotidase SurE — translated: MRILLTNDDGIHAEGLSVLERIARTISDDVWVVAPEVDQSGLAHSLTLSEPLRLRQLSEKRFALRGTPTDCVIMAAKKLLDRKPDLVLSGVNIGANLADDVTYSGTVAGAIEGTLQGIRSMALSQAFQHAVGRDISWDVVESHAPALIRTLMNVELPDGTLINLNFPNCAVEAVAGVEVTSQGKLEFGLTIDERTDGRGFPYFWLRFGERSGDFRSGTDIRAVRENRISVTPLKLDMTDYTVQDRIARALLEGTVA
- a CDS encoding protein-L-isoaspartate(D-aspartate) O-methyltransferase — encoded protein: MALRLRSAGVVNHELLKAAEQTPRAYFAPPQYQDDVYSKRLIPLDCGSFMEGCDFAVRLLHCLNIKPGQRILEVGTGSGFTAAVMGRIAERVLTIERYQTLVAAAQKNLEKAGIRNVVVRQADGSAGVPGEGTFDRILITAAFNSLPRIFSDHLVSGGTLLVPIMMSETQCRIVRVNRTGSRFDREDLFDAPYLPIVPQLASFL
- a CDS encoding peptidoglycan DD-metalloendopeptidase family protein, which produces MREFVSPHAGKSVIRLCAAVLLAGVATGCSSDVSRFGGLFSRSDDITTGSIPRDVNPVPKGDVASGGLPTPSYGSNAELGQAYPAGGQGGGYDPINTATAPVSSARVASTPMSVQRSSLSDPSAVAARQPQMSASRQTQTAALSKAESLSGGVKETASKGGWTTSNAPTIMVRQGDTVAVLARRFGIPEKEILKANGLKSADQVEPGQRLVIPTFGAASSAAKAAASNSIADLDGGKKRPSPLPTDQREVAILPGQSQSREKSEGRSDVTAGKLNTAGEGGNDKGLYTVKAGDSLNRIARENGVSVAALKQANGLSTEAIRVGQKLKMPGAAAAAPATDAVVTASVPGKKAETKVASIEPSKPAEYKPPVTKESVSEVAIKSDVDEESPKSTGISKYRWPVRGAVVAGYGANVNGNRNDGINISAPEGTPIKAAENGVVIYSGSSLKELGNAVLVRHDDGTVTVYGNASELKVQRGQKVQRGQTLASSGMTGRASQPQVHFEVRKNATPVNPATYLE
- a CDS encoding ATP-binding protein is translated as MRESKVDILINEMQRLSAAVERIAGPADAVNDWNQAECFVWAPATRHLQPVSKPNRIELALITGVDHVRDILFDNTLRFAQGYPANNVLLWGARGMGKSSLVKAVHAKVARDTGSALKLVEVHREDIGTLPVLMEILKAAPMPVIVFCDDLSFDHDDTSYKSLKAVLDGGVEGRPANVLLYATSNRRHLLPRNMMENEQSTAINPSEAVEEKVSLSDRFGLWLGFYKCSQEDYLAMVDGYARYYNLPVEPEALHSEALEWATTRGARSGRVAWQFIQDLAGRLRRQLDA